In a single window of the Methanofollis ethanolicus genome:
- a CDS encoding DJ-1/PfpI/YhbO family deglycase/protease → MKLILAIAPDRFRDEELFVPQKACAEAGVETVIASTKTGTCEGMLGGAAEATVTFAEVAPETYDGIVIAGGIGSQDFLWGNNDLIGLVQAFAAEGKVVAAICLSPVVLARAGVLKGKKATVFNSPRSASEMKRGGATLTDDAVVVDGQVVTANGPFASEAFAAAVLSLLSP, encoded by the coding sequence ATGAAACTCATACTCGCCATTGCACCGGATAGATTCCGCGACGAAGAACTCTTCGTCCCGCAGAAGGCATGCGCCGAGGCCGGCGTGGAGACCGTGATCGCCTCGACGAAGACCGGCACATGCGAGGGGATGCTCGGCGGTGCGGCCGAAGCGACGGTGACTTTTGCAGAGGTCGCACCTGAGACGTATGACGGGATCGTCATCGCCGGCGGCATCGGGTCTCAGGACTTTCTCTGGGGCAACAACGATCTTATCGGTCTCGTGCAGGCCTTCGCCGCCGAGGGCAAAGTCGTCGCCGCGATCTGTCTCTCCCCGGTCGTCCTCGCCCGTGCAGGCGTGCTGAAAGGCAAGAAAGCGACCGTCTTCAACAGCCCGAGATCGGCCAGCGAGATGAAGCGGGGCGGCGCGACACTCACGGACGATGCCGTCGTCGTGGACGGGCAGGTCGTCACGGCAAACGGACCCTTTGCCTCGGAGGCCTTCGCCGCCGCGGTCCTCTCCCTCCTCTCCCCCTGA